GGGCACCTGGATCGTCACCGGCGTGCCGTCCTCGTTGACGACCTTCTCCTCGACGGCGACGAAGGATGTGTACTCGGACATCAGCCGGTGCTTCAGCGCCAGCGCGGTGATCTCCTCGACCACGTCCGGGTCCTCGCCGGCGTAAAGCTCGGTGGAGAGCTCGCGGATCCGCGAGCGCGCCCACAGCGAGGCGACGGCCGCGTGGCCGTCCGCGCTTTCCGGCAGGTCCACGGGCAGGTCGTAGGTCACCGGGGCCCCGCTGATTTTCCCGTGGATGCGGATCGTCGCCGCGCCGGGCCGGTTGTACCGCCCGAGGACGAAGACCGGCTGGCCCGCGAACAGGTCGGGGATGCGCGCGGGGTAGAGGTCCTCGACGTCGAGGCCGGCCCAGTCCACGCGGATGTGCGTGAGGACCGGGTTGCGGATGCGCTCGTAGAACTTCTTCACCGTGTCCTCGGGCTTCTCGTTGAGCAGGACGTACTTCACCTCGCCCCGGCCGACCTCGGCCATGCGCTCGAGGAGGTAGCGGTTGACCGACGAGCCGACGCCGAAGGAGAACAGGCGGGTGTCGTCGCCGAGCCGCGTTCGGATGGCGGCGAGGATGTCCTTCTCGTTGCCGATGTACCCGTCGGTCATGAAGCACACGATGCGCAGGCGGTGGTCGCGGTTCGGGAAGTCCAGGGCCGCCTTGATGCCCTCGAGCATCTCCGTGCCGCCCTCGCCCTCGAGGCCGTTCACGTACGACAGGCCGCGGCGGACATTGGCCGGCGTGGCCTTGACCGGCTCGGACGAGAACGAGGAGGCGGACTCGGAGAACCGGATGATGTGGAACGTGTCGTCGGGATTCAGGTTTTGGAGCGCGTGCCGCACGGCCTTCTTGACCAGCGAGATCGGCTCGCCGGACATCGAGCCGGAGCAGTCGAGCACGAAGACCATCTCCTTGGGCGCGATAACGTCGAGCCCCGGCTGGGCCGGCGGCTGGAACATCAGCATGAACGCCCCGCCGTTTTCGTCCCGGTGCGCCAGGAACCCGGTCCGCGGCGCGGCGCCGGCGACCGTGTAGCGCAGGACGAAATCCTTGTTCGGCACCCTGTCACGCGGGGCCAGGCGCACGGTCGCCGGGCCGTCGAACGGCGCGGGCCCCGGCTCGGTCACGATCTCGTGGCTCGGGCACTCGAGGGCCTGGACCGGCACGCCGGCGTCCAGTTTCACGGTGACCATGATGTCGTGCCCGTTGCGCTCGCCCGGCTTCAACACGGGCGGCGTGATGCGCGACGCGTCGGGAACCTTATCTGTATCTTCCGCCCAGCCCCCGGCCTGTTTTCCGGCCGGCTGGCCGGGGATGTATCGCGGACCGACGACCATCGGGAATGCGAACTCGTACCGGCCCTGCTCATAGGGGAGAAGGTCGTCGTAGGTGATTTCCACCACGATGTCGCTCCCGGGCATGAGGTTGGCGACCGACTGGCTGAAGATGTTGGGCCGTTCCTGCTCCAGCAGCGCCGCCGTCTTGCCCTCCTGCTTGGCCTTTTCGTAGATCTGCTTCGCCTCCTCGCGCTTCTTGATCAGGCCGCGGATCACCCGTTCGCCGATCCGGATCTGCATGTCGTTGACGGCGGCGTTCTGCGGGAGGGGGAAGACGTAGACGGCCTCGATCGGCTGGTCGCACGGGTTGGTGAACGTCTGCTTCACCTTCACGCGCGCGATGTACCCGCTGATCTCCGCCTCGACCTCCGTGTGCTTCAACGGCAGGTCGATCGTGGTTTCCTTGCCCTGGTCGTCCTTGACAACGGTGCTCAACGCCCCCTGCGAAGGGGCATCGGACTTCGCCGCCGCGGTAACCGCGGCGCACAAGCACACCACCAAACCGGAACAAAGCAGGCTTTTCATGGCGATTTCTCCTCTGTGGGTTCCGAAATCATGCAATGCACGGCGCGAAAACCGCCGGCCGAGACGTCGGCTTCGATCACGGCCTCCAGGTCCGATTGGCGGGCCACTCGGCCTTCGTTATTCAAAAGCCGAAGGCTCCAACCCGGCCGCTCGAAGGCGCGGGTGACCGATACGAGCTGCGCGTTCGTGGCGTCGTTCAGGACCCGGACCTGCCAATGCCGGGTGCGGAAGCCTTCCTCCGGCGCGGCGACGAGCCCGTCGGCCTTGCTTTTCAGGGGGATCAGCATGACGCGCACCTGGTTGGTCGGGTCGAAGCTCCAGCCCTTCGGCAGCCGCGCGGTATGGGGCGCCGTGTCGGCGGGGCGCGGCTTGCGCGGCCGCCGGGCGGGCTTTTTCTCCGCCGCCGGCGCGGAGGACTTGGGCGCGGGCGGCTCGCTGATGTCCGCCCCGGCCGACCGCTCCGGCGCGAAGGCCCGGGCCGCCGCCAGCATCGGCGCGGCGGGCTGGCCCGCCGCATCGGAAAGGATCTCGTCCGCCTCGCGGAGGCTCTTGTCGCGGTCCGCGAGCTCGCCGGCGATCATCGGGACGCTGTCTGCCAGTAGTGCGCCGCCCGCGAATTCCGACGGAGGCGGAACCGCGGCTGGGGGCGGCGCGGCGACGGGTTCCGGAGCGGGCGGGAGAGAAGCTCCGGCCGTGCCGCCGTCCGCCGGGGCGGGAACTGTCTCGCTCCGGGCCAGTTCCATCGCCGGCTCTCGGCCAAGCCTCGGCGCGACGACGAACACGGCCAGCAACACGGCGGCCGCCGCGGCGGCGATCCAGCCGAACGCGGGGAAGCGCGTCTCGCGCGCGGGCCGGTCCACCCGGACGCGGCGCAGGGTATCGGCGATCAGCCGCTCGGACGCGGCCTCGGTTTCGCGCAGGGACTCCAGCGTCGCGAAGCGCCGCCGCAGGAGTTCCGCGTGTTTCCGGCAGTCGCCGCATCCGGCGAGGTGCTGCTCGGTCCGGGCGCTCTCCGCGGGTTCGGCCAGCCCGAAGAGGTAGTCCAGGATCTGCTGTTCTTTCAGGTGGTGGTTCATGCGGCGCCTCCCGCGGCATGGCCCGGCGCCAGGTCGGGTAGCGCGCGCGCCAGGGTCCGGAGCGCGCGGGACATCTGCTTCTTGATCGTGCCGAGCGAGCGGCCCAGGGCGCGGGCCGCCTCGGGGTAGGTGAAGCCCTCGAAGTAGGTGAGCGACAGGATCGCGCGCTGGGCGGGGCTCAACCGCTCCACGGCGCCGCGCACGCGCGCGCGGAGATCGGCGGCCGCGGCGCAATCGGCGGGCCCGGCGGCCGGGTCCGCCAGGCGGTCGGCAAGGGAATGATGCTCCTCGGTCTGTTCGTCCATGGAGAGCAGGATGGGCGTGCGCTTCCGGCGGCGCAACTCGTCCACGGCCAGGCGGGTGGCGATGGTATAGAGCCACGGCTTGAACCGGCCGTCGGGCCGGAAGTTCTCGGCGTGGCGGTGGACGCGGACGAAGGTTTCCTGGAAGAGGTCCTCGGCCTGGTGGGGATTCGAGCTCATGCGGGTAAGGTAGCCCAGCAAGGGGCCGGAATGACGCCGCACCAGCCGGGCCAGGGCTGTCTCATCGCCTTGCCGGTAGGCTTGCATCAGCGTCTCATCCGTAGGGTCCATGGCGGCGCCTTCACCGTCCTGCTCTTCCATACGGCCGGGAGCCGCGCCCGGTTGACAGGAAAAGAGCAGCCCCAGGCGGAAAAAGAGCGGGAACGCCGTCCGCCGATACCGAGGCTGGCCTGGAATGGTGAACATACGCATGATTCAACGGCCGTCCGCCGTCCTTTATTCAGTATGCCCGTTCGCCGGGCGGTTGCCCACAAAATCCGCTTCGCCCTTGAGCGCGCCGGGCCGCCGCGCTAACGTGAAGGCATGTTTCCGCTCCGGGACGACAATCCCACGCTGCGCGCGTCGGTGGCCACGCTGGCGATCGTCGCGGTCAACGCCCTGGCGTGGGTCTTCGTGCAGCGGCTGGGCATCGATCCCGGCTTGAGCGAGTCCGTCTGGCGTTTCGGGCTGATCCCCGGCGAGTTGCTGGGCCGGGTGCGGCCGGGGACCGAGGTGCCGGCCGGGCCGGGCCTGGTGGCGGTGCTGGACGGCGCGCCGAACGGATGGAGCGTGCTGACCTCCATGTTCATGCACGGGAGCTGGATGCACCTCATCGGCAACATGTGGTTCCTCCTGGTCTTCGGCGACAACGTGGAGGACGCGATGGGGCCGGTCCGCTTCGTGGTCTTCTACCTCCTCTGCGGGGTCGCGGCGGTGGCGGCGCAAGTGCTGTCAGGACCGTCGAGCCTGGTGCCGATGGTCGGCGCGTCCGGGGCGATCGGCGGGGTGATGGGGGCCTACCTGGTCCTGTATCCGCACGCGCCCGTGCACCTGCTGGTCTGGATCGGCTTCTACGCGAGCCGCGTGGTGGTCCCGGCGTTCTTCATGCTGGGCTACTGGTTCCTGCTGCAGCTGGTTGCGGGCGCGTTCGACCGGGGGCACGGCGGCGTGGCGTTCTGGGCGCACGTCGGCGGGTTCGCGGCCGGGGCGCTGCTGGTGCGCCCGTTCTGCGATCCCGCCCGGCTGGCGGCGTTCCGCGCGCGCCGCGCGCGGCGGTGGGGCCGAGCGCGCTATCCCTGAATCCGGGACCCCGGCGAGCTTGTCTCGCCGGTGAACAAGGCGGGGATCCTGCGTGCGGCGCCGTGGTTCTCCGCCTTTCGCCCCTGCCGGGCAAGCCGACAGGGGGCTACGTAGATCAGTACACTTCCGGCACAAACGTCTGGTCCGTGATCGGCGGCCGCTCGTAGCCGGGGTCCGGCTGGCGGCGCGGCAGCTTGAGCTTCTCGGGCGTCAGGTCCTTGAAGGGGATGAGCGAGAGCAGGTGATGGATGCAGTTGAGCCGGGCCCGCCGCTTGTCGTCGGCCTCGACCACGTACCACGGCGCCTGCTTGATGTCCGTGTACTTGAACATCTCGTCCTTGGCCTTCGAGTAGTCCACCCAGCGCGCGCGGGACTGCAGGTCCATCGGGCTCAACTTCCAGCGCTTGGTCGTGTCGTGGATGCGGTCCTGGAACCGGCGCTCCTGCTCGGCGTCGCTGACCGAGAACCAGTACTTGATCAGGATGATCCCCGAGCGGATGAGCATGCGCTCGAACTCCGGGCACGACCGGAGGAACTCCTCGTACTCCGCCTCCGTGCAGAACCCCATCACGCGCTCGACGCCGGCGCGGTTGTACCAGCTGCGGTCGAAGAGGACCATTTCGCCGGCGGCGGGCAGGTGGGCGACGTAGCGCTGGAAGTACCATTGCGTCTTCTCGCGCTCGGTGGGCGTGCCGAGGGCGACGACGCGGCAGATGCGGGGGTTCAGCGACTCGGTGACCCGCTTGATCGCGCCGCCCTTGCCGGCCGCGTCGCGGCCCTCGAACAGCACGACGACGCGGAGCCCCTTGTGCTTGATCCATTCCTGGAGCTTCACGAGCTCGATCTGGAGCTTGCGCAACTCGCCCTCGTAAATCTTCCGCTTGAGCTTCTTGCGCGGCGCGTCGTCCTTCTGTTGGTCCCCGCCTTTCTTGTCCTTGGACATGGGCCACCTCCCTCGTGAGTTTTAGAATAGCAGGGCCCGGCGGGAAAACCAAGCGGTCCCG
This portion of the Kiritimatiellia bacterium genome encodes:
- a CDS encoding zf-HC2 domain-containing protein, coding for MNHHLKEQQILDYLFGLAEPAESARTEQHLAGCGDCRKHAELLRRRFATLESLRETEAASERLIADTLRRVRVDRPARETRFPAFGWIAAAAAAVLLAVFVVAPRLGREPAMELARSETVPAPADGGTAGASLPPAPEPVAAPPPAAVPPPSEFAGGALLADSVPMIAGELADRDKSLREADEILSDAAGQPAAPMLAAARAFAPERSAGADISEPPAPKSSAPAAEKKPARRPRKPRPADTAPHTARLPKGWSFDPTNQVRVMLIPLKSKADGLVAAPEEGFRTRHWQVRVLNDATNAQLVSVTRAFERPGWSLRLLNNEGRVARQSDLEAVIEADVSAGGFRAVHCMISEPTEEKSP
- the ppk2 gene encoding polyphosphate kinase 2 is translated as MSKDKKGGDQQKDDAPRKKLKRKIYEGELRKLQIELVKLQEWIKHKGLRVVVLFEGRDAAGKGGAIKRVTESLNPRICRVVALGTPTEREKTQWYFQRYVAHLPAAGEMVLFDRSWYNRAGVERVMGFCTEAEYEEFLRSCPEFERMLIRSGIILIKYWFSVSDAEQERRFQDRIHDTTKRWKLSPMDLQSRARWVDYSKAKDEMFKYTDIKQAPWYVVEADDKRRARLNCIHHLLSLIPFKDLTPEKLKLPRRQPDPGYERPPITDQTFVPEVY
- a CDS encoding VWA domain-containing protein gives rise to the protein MKSLLCSGLVVCLCAAVTAAAKSDAPSQGALSTVVKDDQGKETTIDLPLKHTEVEAEISGYIARVKVKQTFTNPCDQPIEAVYVFPLPQNAAVNDMQIRIGERVIRGLIKKREEAKQIYEKAKQEGKTAALLEQERPNIFSQSVANLMPGSDIVVEITYDDLLPYEQGRYEFAFPMVVGPRYIPGQPAGKQAGGWAEDTDKVPDASRITPPVLKPGERNGHDIMVTVKLDAGVPVQALECPSHEIVTEPGPAPFDGPATVRLAPRDRVPNKDFVLRYTVAGAAPRTGFLAHRDENGGAFMLMFQPPAQPGLDVIAPKEMVFVLDCSGSMSGEPISLVKKAVRHALQNLNPDDTFHIIRFSESASSFSSEPVKATPANVRRGLSYVNGLEGEGGTEMLEGIKAALDFPNRDHRLRIVCFMTDGYIGNEKDILAAIRTRLGDDTRLFSFGVGSSVNRYLLERMAEVGRGEVKYVLLNEKPEDTVKKFYERIRNPVLTHIRVDWAGLDVEDLYPARIPDLFAGQPVFVLGRYNRPGAATIRIHGKISGAPVTYDLPVDLPESADGHAAVASLWARSRIRELSTELYAGEDPDVVEEITALALKHRLMSEYTSFVAVEEKVVNEDGTPVTIQVPVEMPEGVSYEGVFGGELASMPGGMPMVAPATSRGRWAGFTGGGVFAAKAAPPAVAPPVAMDEELAVEPPPGEPMKPFSLELRMPAAGGEDVLRITEGGEIWLERGAAERVLLGRLSRAQARELWALLAKALKAPTEKTPWTRAAELRIRLRGDDGQPQPETRVETSQATDFPPSPWKDLLDYVEVLRAGF
- a CDS encoding sigma-70 family RNA polymerase sigma factor, which codes for MDPTDETLMQAYRQGDETALARLVRRHSGPLLGYLTRMSSNPHQAEDLFQETFVRVHRHAENFRPDGRFKPWLYTIATRLAVDELRRRKRTPILLSMDEQTEEHHSLADRLADPAAGPADCAAAADLRARVRGAVERLSPAQRAILSLTYFEGFTYPEAARALGRSLGTIKKQMSRALRTLARALPDLAPGHAAGGAA
- a CDS encoding rhomboid family intramembrane serine protease codes for the protein MFPLRDDNPTLRASVATLAIVAVNALAWVFVQRLGIDPGLSESVWRFGLIPGELLGRVRPGTEVPAGPGLVAVLDGAPNGWSVLTSMFMHGSWMHLIGNMWFLLVFGDNVEDAMGPVRFVVFYLLCGVAAVAAQVLSGPSSLVPMVGASGAIGGVMGAYLVLYPHAPVHLLVWIGFYASRVVVPAFFMLGYWFLLQLVAGAFDRGHGGVAFWAHVGGFAAGALLVRPFCDPARLAAFRARRARRWGRARYP